The following are encoded together in the Mesoterricola sediminis genome:
- a CDS encoding coiled-coil domain-containing protein yields MNEIIHMGAGDVLPLLETGPGAELEVGESLHLARLRRAFGLFLTFLNQFSERRLGEVRSAMGLVLQHSLAELADLAAAAHRDMLDRNREPEWVVNLLDLVASLRTMATSLGSGEDDQLKEHWTAFLMEQRDPVRALFAELARDEAGKALVARLNTQMKALNRALQTGQGNPLSAIRNLEALLGGALPESTRLRAEPLLLIQHVIASLRITLFRPLDRGVHWPAVEQIRGSLQWLWNHLGWSLPRVEERLLERNLPSDVRALLKKLREGHPPSFRIVARALVSHLALLSLVERAEPAANASIPQRYASVPTFYVIESELGRLAERVFHPRVADGLPAGSEEALLLGAFLRQAVLSLLQDQATIRGLLLQTLTHEDVDQLAATLDNLRALLLSHQRQLMGDLVGLFSPELRAKLFPDSPSLTEEGDRLRQRLHRLWQYMDPALSQIRLHLELRNWPRLALALAQAQAQVAGFRRSPEFLLIRSVDRVEFERLSSQFARNLDDPPDLEPALEEAADGLGEILRFLDQFLLRINARVPLIRLDLNTSREAQRMGVSLREARGDTPERTRLAHRLIQTTKPLGVRDPQALNLLKRWVRAERSGREVRTQLDALLSHLDRLSTRLEAALS; encoded by the coding sequence TTGAACGAGATAATCCACATGGGGGCCGGCGACGTCCTCCCCCTGCTGGAGACCGGTCCGGGCGCGGAGCTCGAGGTGGGCGAGTCGCTCCACCTGGCGCGGCTGCGGCGGGCCTTCGGGCTCTTCCTCACCTTCCTCAACCAGTTCTCGGAACGGAGGCTGGGCGAGGTGCGGTCCGCCATGGGCCTGGTCCTCCAGCACAGCCTGGCGGAGCTGGCCGACCTGGCCGCGGCCGCCCACCGGGACATGCTGGACCGGAACCGCGAGCCCGAATGGGTGGTCAACCTCCTCGACCTCGTGGCCTCCCTGCGCACCATGGCCACCTCCCTGGGCTCCGGCGAGGACGACCAGCTCAAGGAGCACTGGACCGCCTTCCTCATGGAGCAGCGGGACCCCGTCCGGGCCCTGTTCGCCGAACTGGCCAGGGACGAGGCGGGCAAGGCCCTGGTGGCCCGGCTCAACACCCAGATGAAGGCCCTGAACCGGGCCCTGCAGACGGGCCAGGGCAACCCCCTCTCCGCGATCCGCAACCTGGAGGCCCTCCTGGGCGGCGCCCTGCCCGAATCCACCCGCCTGCGGGCCGAGCCCCTCCTCCTCATCCAGCACGTCATCGCGAGCCTGCGCATCACCCTCTTCCGCCCCCTGGACCGGGGGGTCCACTGGCCCGCCGTGGAGCAGATCCGCGGCAGCCTGCAGTGGCTCTGGAACCACCTGGGCTGGAGCCTCCCCCGGGTGGAGGAGCGCCTCCTGGAGCGGAACCTCCCCTCCGATGTGCGGGCCCTCCTCAAGAAGCTGCGGGAGGGGCACCCGCCCTCCTTCCGGATCGTCGCCCGCGCCCTGGTGAGCCACCTGGCCCTCCTCAGCCTCGTGGAGCGCGCGGAGCCGGCCGCCAACGCCTCCATCCCCCAGCGCTACGCCTCGGTGCCCACCTTCTATGTCATCGAATCCGAGCTGGGCCGGCTGGCGGAGCGCGTGTTCCACCCCCGGGTCGCGGACGGCCTTCCCGCCGGCAGCGAGGAGGCCCTGCTGCTGGGGGCCTTCCTGCGCCAGGCCGTGCTCAGCCTCCTCCAGGACCAGGCCACGATCCGCGGCCTCCTCCTCCAGACCCTCACCCACGAGGACGTGGACCAGCTGGCCGCGACCCTGGACAACCTCCGGGCCCTCCTCCTCTCCCACCAGCGCCAGCTCATGGGGGACCTGGTGGGGCTCTTCTCCCCCGAGCTGCGGGCCAAGCTCTTCCCGGACTCCCCCTCCCTCACCGAGGAGGGGGACCGGCTCCGCCAGCGCCTCCACCGCCTCTGGCAGTACATGGACCCCGCCCTCTCCCAGATCCGGCTGCACCTGGAGCTCCGCAACTGGCCCCGGCTCGCCCTGGCCCTGGCCCAGGCCCAGGCGCAGGTGGCCGGCTTCCGGCGGAGCCCCGAATTCCTCCTCATCCGCAGCGTCGACCGGGTCGAGTTCGAGCGCCTCTCCTCCCAGTTCGCGCGCAACCTGGACGATCCCCCCGACCTCGAGCCCGCCCTGGAGGAGGCCGCCGACGGCCTCGGCGAGATCCTGCGGTTCCTGGACCAGTTCCTGCTCCGGATCAACGCCCGGGTGCCCCTCATCCGCCTCGACCTCAACACCTCGCGGGAGGCCCAGCGCATGGGCGTCTCCCTCCGCGAGGCCCGGGGCGACACCCCCGAGCGGACCCGGCTCGCCCACAGGCTGATCCAGACCACGAAGCCCCTGGGCGTGCGGGACCCCCAGGCCCTCAACCTCCTCAAGCGCTGGGTGCGCGCGGAGCGCAGCGGCCGGGAGGTCCGGACCCAGCTGGACGCCCTCCTTTCCCACCTGGACCGACTTTCCACCCGCCTCGAGGCGGCCCTGAGCTGA
- the pilB gene encoding type IV-A pilus assembly ATPase PilB, whose amino-acid sequence MLVKAQLITEVQLDDAIKLQRREGGKLGSIVVRLGFCSDQDIVSFLGMQYGVPAADLDQWPPIEASVIALVPAELANKHKVLPLQRSGNVLTMAMSDPTDIFAMDDVRFHTGYNIDPVVSSERGLIRAIEKYYGGSSGLTLRDKEPGVRTERRTEARDTDPRAVPDAGLESEEATLDLRDLEDEMSEGTEYESLDEDEEVNVAALGKASEDAPVVRLVNVVLIDAIRKGASDIHIEPYEKSYRIRFRIDGLLQEVMRPNLKLKDPVTSRVKILAKLNIAEKRLPQDGRIKLRVQLGGKQKVIDYRVSILPTLFGEKIVLRLLDSDKLMLDLTKLGFEPESLVQWDRQISKPYGMVLVTGPTGSGKTNTLYSSIAKLNTSDVNIMTAEDPVEFNFAGINQVQMKEQIGLNFAAALRSFLRQDPNIILVGEIRDFETAEIAIKASLTGHLVLSTLHTNDAPSTINRLMNMGVEPFLVATSVNIICAQRLVRRICANCKQNDPHPLPPEALLKIGFTEEEVARGIVLKKGAGCEVCGGRGYKGRVGLYEVLEMSETLKDMILTGASAIELREQAVKEGMITLRRSGCRKVLDGVTTIEEIVRETVL is encoded by the coding sequence ATGCTTGTCAAAGCGCAGCTGATCACGGAAGTTCAGCTCGACGACGCCATCAAGCTCCAGCGCCGGGAGGGCGGGAAGCTGGGAAGCATCGTCGTCAGGCTCGGCTTCTGCTCCGACCAGGACATCGTCAGCTTCCTGGGCATGCAGTACGGCGTGCCCGCGGCGGACCTGGACCAGTGGCCGCCCATCGAGGCCTCCGTCATCGCCCTGGTCCCCGCCGAGCTCGCCAACAAGCACAAGGTGCTGCCCCTCCAGCGCTCCGGCAACGTCCTCACCATGGCCATGTCCGATCCCACGGACATCTTCGCCATGGACGACGTGCGGTTCCACACGGGCTACAACATCGACCCGGTCGTCTCGTCCGAGCGGGGCCTGATCCGGGCCATCGAGAAGTACTACGGCGGCTCCAGCGGCCTGACCCTCCGCGACAAGGAGCCCGGCGTCCGGACCGAGCGCCGCACCGAGGCGAGGGACACCGATCCCCGCGCCGTCCCCGACGCGGGCCTGGAGTCCGAGGAGGCCACCCTCGACCTGCGCGACCTCGAAGACGAGATGAGCGAAGGGACGGAGTACGAGAGCCTCGACGAGGACGAGGAGGTCAACGTCGCGGCCCTGGGCAAGGCCAGCGAGGACGCGCCCGTCGTCCGGCTGGTTAATGTGGTGCTCATCGACGCCATCCGCAAGGGGGCCTCGGACATCCACATCGAGCCCTACGAGAAGAGCTACCGGATCCGGTTCCGCATCGACGGCCTCCTCCAGGAGGTCATGCGGCCCAACCTCAAGCTGAAGGACCCCGTCACCAGCCGCGTGAAGATCCTTGCCAAGCTGAACATCGCCGAGAAGCGCCTGCCCCAGGACGGCCGCATCAAGCTGCGGGTCCAGCTCGGCGGCAAGCAGAAGGTCATCGACTACCGGGTCAGCATCCTCCCCACCCTCTTCGGGGAGAAGATCGTGCTCCGGCTGCTGGACTCCGACAAGCTGATGCTGGACCTGACGAAGCTGGGCTTCGAGCCGGAGAGCCTCGTCCAGTGGGACCGCCAGATCAGCAAGCCCTACGGCATGGTGCTGGTCACGGGACCGACGGGTTCGGGCAAGACCAACACCCTCTACTCCTCCATCGCGAAGCTCAACACCTCGGACGTGAACATCATGACCGCCGAGGACCCCGTCGAGTTCAACTTCGCCGGGATCAACCAGGTCCAGATGAAGGAGCAGATCGGCCTCAACTTCGCCGCGGCCCTGAGGTCCTTCCTCCGGCAGGACCCCAACATCATCCTCGTGGGCGAGATCCGCGACTTCGAGACGGCCGAGATCGCCATCAAGGCCTCCCTCACCGGCCACCTGGTGCTCTCCACCCTCCACACCAACGACGCCCCCTCCACCATCAACCGCCTGATGAACATGGGCGTGGAGCCCTTCCTGGTGGCCACCAGCGTCAACATCATCTGCGCCCAGCGGCTCGTCCGGCGCATCTGCGCCAACTGCAAGCAGAACGATCCCCACCCCCTGCCGCCCGAGGCCCTGCTCAAGATCGGCTTCACGGAGGAGGAGGTCGCCCGCGGGATCGTGCTGAAGAAGGGGGCCGGCTGCGAGGTGTGCGGCGGCCGCGGCTACAAGGGCCGCGTCGGCCTCTACGAGGTGCTCGAGATGTCCGAGACCCTCAAGGACATGATCCTCACGGGCGCCAGCGCCATCGAGCTGCGCGAGCAGGCCGTGAAGGAGGGCATGATCACCCTCCGCCGCTCCGGGTGCCGCAAGGTCCTGGACGGGGTCACCACCATCGAGGAGATCGTGCGCGAGACGGTTCTCTAG
- a CDS encoding type IV pilus twitching motility protein PilT, protein MAEHSANYVVPLQQLLKTMVEYGGTDLHITTDSAPQVRIDGRMVPLKLPPLEAAQTRWLCYGVMTDQQKHRLEEDLEVDFSFGLQGVSRFRANVFNQKGATAGVFRAIPEQIRSFEALGLPPIVQSLCDKPRGLVLVTGVTGSGKSTTLAAMIDRVNEIEPLHILTIEDPVEYVHHHKRSLVNQREIHADTHSFKKALRSALRQDPDVVLVGELRDLETIEAALTIAETGHLTFGTLHTSSCVQTMNRIIDVFPAHQQPQIRAQLSLVLEGVLCQSLIPKASGKGRVLALEVMIPNPAIRNLIREDKIHQVYSSMQTGQLKYGMQTFNQSLSELVLRGEIAQDMAMSYSSNQDELRELINRGVGTQNMATTPQPPRSGPSAVLGGRNPNIKYT, encoded by the coding sequence ATGGCCGAGCACAGCGCCAACTACGTTGTCCCGCTCCAGCAGCTCCTCAAGACCATGGTGGAGTACGGGGGAACCGACCTGCACATCACCACCGATTCCGCGCCCCAGGTGCGCATCGACGGGCGCATGGTCCCCCTCAAGCTCCCGCCCCTGGAGGCCGCCCAGACCCGCTGGCTCTGCTACGGCGTCATGACCGACCAGCAGAAGCACCGCCTCGAGGAGGACCTGGAGGTGGACTTCTCCTTCGGCCTGCAGGGGGTCAGCCGCTTCCGCGCCAACGTCTTCAACCAGAAGGGCGCCACGGCCGGCGTCTTCCGCGCCATCCCCGAGCAGATCCGGAGCTTCGAGGCCCTGGGCCTGCCCCCCATCGTCCAGTCCCTGTGCGACAAGCCCCGGGGCCTGGTGCTGGTGACGGGCGTGACCGGCTCGGGCAAGTCCACGACCCTGGCCGCCATGATCGACCGGGTCAACGAGATCGAGCCCCTCCACATCCTCACCATCGAGGACCCCGTCGAATACGTGCACCACCACAAGCGGAGCCTCGTCAACCAGCGCGAGATCCACGCCGACACCCACAGCTTCAAGAAGGCCCTTCGTTCGGCCCTGCGCCAGGACCCCGACGTCGTGCTCGTCGGCGAGTTGCGCGACCTGGAGACCATCGAGGCCGCCCTGACCATCGCCGAGACGGGCCACCTCACCTTCGGCACCCTGCACACCAGCTCCTGCGTGCAGACCATGAACCGCATCATCGACGTCTTCCCGGCCCACCAGCAGCCCCAGATCCGGGCCCAGCTCTCCCTGGTGCTGGAGGGCGTGCTCTGCCAGTCCCTGATCCCCAAGGCCTCGGGCAAGGGCCGGGTCCTGGCGCTGGAGGTGATGATCCCCAACCCGGCCATCCGGAACCTCATCCGCGAGGACAAGATCCACCAGGTCTACAGCTCCATGCAGACCGGGCAGCTGAAGTACGGGATGCAGACCTTCAACCAGAGCCTCTCCGAGCTCGTGCTGCGGGGGGAGATCGCCCAGGACATGGCCATGTCCTACTCCTCCAACCAGGACGAACTCCGCGAGCTGATCAACCGCGGCGTGGGCACCCAGAACATGGCGACCACGCCCCAGCCCCCCCGTTCCGGGCCCTCCGCCGTCCTGGGGGGCCGGAACCCCAATATTAAATACACCTAG
- a CDS encoding type II secretion system F family protein: MPAYAWKGKNRLGEIQEGVIVADTRDAAAQTLKRNGIQVVSVKAQGAEGGKALGKVKAKDLAIFTRQFSVMIDAGLPLVQCLEILGAQQTDKGFQRIIGAVRKDVEQGATLQTALSKHPKAFNDLYVNMVGAGEAGGILDVILQRLSGYIEKAVKLTSKVKGAMTYPITVIIIAITVVAIIMVKVIPVFSQMYEGMGSSLPFPTLVCIAISNVLINYFWVVAIFLVLIVIGTRQYYKTPAGRLQLDTIILMIPIVGELLRKVAVARFCRTLGTLTSSGVPILEGMDITARTAGNVVIQNAIMKSREAVEQGRNIAGPLAETKVFPPMVVQMVGVGEATGALDAMLGKVADFYEDEVDNAVAAMTAMMEPLIIFVLGGIIGFIVIAMYMPIFNLANVMGKD, translated from the coding sequence ATGCCCGCATATGCTTGGAAAGGAAAGAACCGGCTGGGTGAGATCCAGGAAGGGGTCATCGTAGCCGATACCCGCGACGCCGCGGCCCAGACCCTCAAGCGGAACGGCATCCAGGTCGTCAGCGTCAAGGCGCAGGGGGCCGAGGGCGGCAAGGCCCTGGGCAAGGTGAAGGCCAAGGACCTGGCCATCTTCACCCGCCAGTTCAGCGTGATGATCGACGCGGGCCTCCCCCTGGTCCAGTGCCTGGAGATCCTGGGCGCGCAGCAGACGGACAAGGGGTTCCAGCGCATCATCGGCGCCGTCCGCAAGGACGTGGAGCAGGGCGCCACCCTGCAGACCGCCCTGAGCAAGCATCCCAAGGCCTTCAACGATCTCTACGTGAACATGGTGGGCGCCGGCGAAGCGGGCGGCATCCTGGACGTGATCCTCCAGCGCCTCTCGGGCTACATCGAGAAGGCCGTGAAGCTGACCTCCAAGGTCAAGGGGGCCATGACCTACCCCATCACGGTGATCATCATCGCCATCACCGTGGTGGCCATCATCATGGTGAAGGTCATCCCGGTGTTCTCGCAGATGTACGAGGGCATGGGCAGCAGCCTCCCCTTCCCGACCCTGGTGTGCATCGCCATCTCCAACGTGCTCATCAACTACTTCTGGGTGGTGGCCATCTTCCTGGTGCTGATCGTCATCGGCACCCGGCAGTACTACAAGACCCCCGCGGGCCGGCTGCAGCTCGACACGATCATCCTCATGATCCCGATCGTCGGCGAGCTCCTGCGCAAGGTGGCCGTCGCGCGCTTCTGCCGCACCCTGGGCACCCTGACCAGCTCCGGCGTGCCCATCCTCGAGGGCATGGACATCACGGCCCGCACCGCCGGCAACGTGGTCATCCAGAACGCCATCATGAAGTCCCGCGAGGCGGTGGAGCAGGGCCGCAACATCGCCGGCCCCCTGGCCGAGACCAAGGTCTTCCCGCCGATGGTCGTGCAGATGGTGGGCGTGGGCGAGGCCACGGGCGCCCTGGACGCCATGCTGGGCAAGGTGGCCGACTTCTACGAGGACGAGGTGGACAACGCCGTGGCGGCCATGACCGCCATGATGGAGCCCCTGATCATCTTCGTGCTGGGCGGCATCATCGGCTTCATCGTGATCGCCATGTATATGCCGATCTTCAACCTGGCCAACGTCATGGGCAAGGACTGA
- a CDS encoding transcription antitermination factor NusB, translated as MPTPSRIAVAGALQTVFGEGERLPEAWDRDLPPGDAGLANALLGLCLRRWGTLQAHVLPQLQRPERGLPLGTQIALALGLAQLAWLPGVSVHAAVNEAVALAGHRDLGFPPHQGLVNALLRRAAKDRTALAAALDAAPAALDQTPFVARALKAALWPWGRLDAQDALWRRLQTPPRPWFVALDDAPMDLEPAPELPGALRLPPDADFPRTWLAEGHGMVQDLSSQALLAFAWDRQPARILDACAAPGGKTTGLARRFPGAALTALEVHPARARRLEENLALRKVAAEVVVAEAADWLRSGGPAFDLILLDAPCSGSGTLQKHPELTWIGDGIDRARLRAVQRDLLEAATQRLAPGGLLIYAVCSWLSEEGQDHRDWLAGIPGWAPAAIWPEGLGPAPGPVSFFRPDPLAWPGEGFQAFAFTRHPEP; from the coding sequence ATGCCGACACCCAGCCGAATCGCCGTCGCCGGCGCCCTCCAGACCGTCTTCGGAGAGGGGGAGCGGCTGCCGGAGGCCTGGGACCGCGACCTGCCGCCGGGCGACGCGGGTCTGGCCAACGCCCTCCTCGGCCTCTGCCTCCGGCGCTGGGGCACCCTGCAGGCCCATGTCCTCCCCCAGCTCCAGCGCCCGGAACGGGGCCTGCCCCTGGGCACCCAGATCGCCCTGGCCCTGGGCCTGGCCCAGCTGGCCTGGCTCCCGGGCGTATCGGTCCACGCCGCCGTGAACGAGGCCGTGGCCCTGGCCGGGCACCGGGACCTGGGCTTCCCGCCCCACCAGGGCCTGGTGAACGCCCTGCTCCGCCGGGCCGCCAAGGACCGGACGGCCCTCGCCGCCGCCCTGGACGCCGCCCCCGCCGCCCTGGACCAGACCCCCTTCGTCGCGCGGGCCCTGAAGGCGGCCCTGTGGCCCTGGGGCCGGCTGGACGCCCAGGACGCGCTGTGGCGCCGTCTCCAGACGCCCCCGCGGCCCTGGTTCGTGGCCCTGGACGACGCGCCCATGGACCTGGAGCCCGCCCCCGAGCTGCCCGGCGCCCTGCGCCTGCCCCCGGACGCCGACTTCCCGCGCACCTGGCTGGCCGAGGGGCATGGCATGGTGCAGGACCTCAGCTCCCAGGCCCTGCTGGCCTTCGCCTGGGATCGCCAGCCCGCCCGGATCCTGGATGCCTGCGCGGCCCCCGGCGGCAAGACGACGGGCCTCGCCCGGCGCTTCCCCGGCGCCGCCCTCACGGCCCTGGAGGTCCACCCCGCCCGGGCCCGGCGCCTGGAGGAGAACCTGGCCCTCCGGAAGGTGGCGGCCGAGGTGGTGGTGGCCGAGGCGGCCGACTGGCTCCGGAGCGGCGGCCCCGCCTTCGACCTGATCCTCCTGGACGCCCCCTGTTCCGGCTCCGGCACCCTCCAGAAACACCCCGAGCTCACCTGGATCGGCGATGGCATCGACCGGGCCCGCCTCCGGGCCGTCCAGCGGGACCTCCTGGAGGCCGCCACCCAGCGGCTCGCACCGGGGGGCCTCCTCATCTACGCGGTCTGCTCCTGGCTCTCGGAGGAGGGGCAGGACCACCGCGACTGGCTGGCCGGTATCCCCGGCTGGGCCCCCGCGGCCATCTGGCCCGAGGGCCTGGGCCCGGCGCCCGGCCCCGTGAGCTTCTTCCGCCCCGATCCCCTGGCCTGGCCGGGCGAGGGGTTCCAGGCCTTCGCCTTCACGCGTCATCCGGAGCCTTGA
- a CDS encoding Hsp33 family molecular chaperone HslO, whose amino-acid sequence MQEPAAAARVVRALTSDRHIRLSALDASPLWDGVRRGHPQLEADACAVLVQHLAGTLLLQARTFFSERLQILVRTSGRAKAVVSDAWPEGDIRGVLDPVPGKDGAWLEGPGLVQVMRSTAGAQPYMGNLEWVEGSLAKQFEAYLQQSEQVQASVDLWCDPATGEAGGLLVEPMPGCPPDRLQALIDALDGLEVVPLWERTPDFLCTWINRGPGSEVLGATDVRYHCRCSRESLLQALAGFGAERLADMFKEDLPVDVRCDYCGAEYRVARADIPAGGDA is encoded by the coding sequence ATGCAAGAACCCGCCGCCGCCGCCCGGGTCGTACGGGCCCTCACTTCCGATCGCCACATCCGCCTCTCCGCTCTGGACGCGAGCCCCCTCTGGGACGGCGTCCGCCGGGGGCACCCCCAGCTGGAGGCCGACGCCTGCGCCGTCCTCGTCCAGCACCTGGCGGGGACCCTGCTGCTCCAGGCCCGGACCTTCTTCTCCGAACGGCTCCAGATCCTGGTGCGCACCTCGGGCCGGGCCAAGGCCGTCGTGTCCGACGCCTGGCCCGAGGGGGACATCCGCGGCGTCCTCGACCCCGTCCCGGGGAAGGACGGCGCCTGGCTCGAGGGGCCCGGCCTGGTCCAGGTCATGCGCTCCACGGCGGGGGCCCAGCCCTACATGGGCAACCTGGAATGGGTGGAGGGCTCCCTCGCCAAGCAGTTCGAGGCCTACCTGCAGCAGTCCGAGCAGGTCCAGGCCAGCGTCGACCTCTGGTGCGACCCCGCCACGGGGGAGGCCGGGGGCCTGCTGGTCGAGCCCATGCCGGGTTGCCCTCCGGACCGGCTCCAGGCCCTCATCGACGCCCTGGACGGGCTGGAGGTGGTGCCCCTGTGGGAGCGGACGCCCGACTTCCTCTGCACCTGGATCAACCGGGGCCCCGGGTCCGAGGTCCTCGGGGCGACCGACGTGCGCTACCACTGCCGCTGCTCCCGGGAGAGCCTGCTGCAGGCCCTGGCCGGCTTCGGGGCGGAGCGCCTGGCGGACATGTTCAAGGAGGACCTCCCCGTGGACGTGCGCTGCGACTACTGCGGCGCCGAGTACCGGGTGGCCCGGGCCGATATCCCGGCCGGGGGGGACGCGTGA
- a CDS encoding lysophospholipid acyltransferase family protein: MSRERVQIIDRGRPLGGPLSVWVNFRLVPLVASILIKTLAYTLRIAREGFQPVEDLVREGDRVVLSFYHRRLVMMPQAYPFRRRTPLGEPRGVAILSSDSKDGERSAATWKWFGIHAVRGTAGDRGAQALVKMIRAVKEGWDLGITVDGPRGPRQQVKGGVLAVSRKTGAWVIPVCVAYERAWKLRTWDEMLVPKPFSKVIVRYGAPFQVPADGDEEPHRARLERELDAFETWAEAQSF, from the coding sequence GTGAGCCGGGAGCGGGTCCAGATCATCGACCGTGGTCGTCCCCTAGGCGGTCCCCTCAGCGTCTGGGTCAACTTCCGGCTCGTGCCCCTCGTCGCCTCCATCCTCATCAAGACCTTGGCCTACACCCTCCGGATCGCCCGGGAGGGGTTCCAGCCGGTGGAGGACCTGGTCCGGGAGGGGGACCGGGTGGTCCTGTCCTTCTATCACCGCCGGCTCGTCATGATGCCGCAGGCCTATCCCTTCCGCCGCCGCACCCCCCTGGGCGAGCCCCGGGGCGTGGCCATCCTGTCCAGCGACAGCAAGGACGGGGAGCGGAGCGCCGCCACCTGGAAGTGGTTCGGCATCCACGCGGTCCGCGGAACGGCCGGGGACCGGGGCGCCCAGGCCCTCGTGAAGATGATCCGCGCCGTGAAGGAGGGCTGGGACCTGGGCATCACCGTGGACGGCCCCCGGGGCCCGCGCCAGCAGGTGAAGGGGGGCGTCCTGGCCGTCTCCCGCAAGACGGGCGCCTGGGTGATCCCCGTGTGCGTGGCCTACGAGCGGGCGTGGAAGCTCCGCACCTGGGACGAGATGCTGGTGCCCAAGCCCTTCAGCAAGGTGATCGTTCGCTACGGGGCCCCCTTCCAGGTCCCCGCCGACGGGGACGAGGAGCCCCACCGGGCCCGCCTGGAGCGGGAGCTGGACGCCTTCGAGACCTGGGCCGAGGCGCAGTCGTTTTAA